One window of Dyadobacter sandarakinus genomic DNA carries:
- the kaiC gene encoding circadian clock protein KaiC, whose amino-acid sequence MIDDPTKLNFQKLPKAQTGIAGLDQITYGGLPKGRPTLICGGAGSGKTLMAMEFLVHGAQTFNEPGVFVAFEEKSDELAQNVISLGFDLKQLEKDKLIKVDHVRVERSEIEETGEYNLEGLFIRLGYAIDSIGAKRVVLDTLESLFSGLSNQAILRAELRRLFQWLKDKQVTAVITGEQGDANLTRQGLEEYVSDCVILLDHRIENKVSTRILRIVKYRGTVHGTNEYPFLIDEEGISVLPVTSLKLNNDVSLERIPSGIQGLDKMLGGEGFFKGSSILVSGTAGTGKTSIAANFVDQACRDGRRCVFFAFEESQQQIIRNMRSINIDLQEHVDNELLHFSASRPTLHGLELHLVSMTKTIEKINPDIVVLDPITNLITVGSTSEVKSLLTRLIDYLQMKQITVMFTALALRDNKSEQSDEGISSLVDAWLLVRDIESNGERNRGLYVMKSRGMKHSNQVREFVISDEGIKLVDVFLGPDGVLTGSARETQQLIEKTGLAIRDHAVSRKDREIERKRLVLESKITSLKEEFESVQEDLNKTYIEEELRKNILEENRQELTQKRDKQ is encoded by the coding sequence ATGATTGACGATCCAACCAAACTGAATTTTCAAAAACTGCCCAAGGCGCAAACGGGCATAGCCGGCCTGGACCAGATTACCTACGGCGGACTGCCCAAAGGAAGGCCGACGCTGATTTGCGGAGGAGCGGGTTCGGGAAAAACATTGATGGCCATGGAGTTCCTGGTGCATGGTGCCCAGACCTTCAACGAGCCCGGCGTTTTTGTGGCTTTTGAAGAAAAATCAGATGAACTCGCTCAGAATGTCATATCACTCGGCTTTGACCTCAAACAGCTGGAAAAGGACAAGCTGATCAAAGTTGATCATGTGCGTGTGGAGCGCAGCGAAATTGAGGAGACAGGCGAATATAATCTTGAAGGATTGTTCATCAGGCTCGGCTATGCGATCGACAGTATTGGCGCAAAACGTGTGGTACTGGATACGCTCGAAAGCCTTTTTTCCGGGTTGAGCAACCAAGCTATCCTGAGGGCCGAGCTGAGAAGGTTGTTTCAATGGCTGAAAGACAAGCAGGTTACCGCTGTGATCACGGGTGAGCAAGGCGATGCCAACCTGACGAGGCAGGGCCTTGAAGAGTACGTTTCGGACTGCGTGATCCTGCTTGACCATCGCATTGAAAATAAGGTATCAACCCGCATCCTCCGCATTGTCAAGTACCGCGGTACGGTGCATGGTACCAATGAATATCCTTTTCTGATCGACGAGGAGGGCATATCCGTGCTGCCGGTAACCTCTCTCAAACTAAACAATGACGTATCCCTGGAAAGGATTCCTTCCGGCATTCAGGGATTGGACAAGATGCTGGGAGGTGAAGGTTTTTTCAAAGGCAGCAGCATTTTGGTTTCCGGTACGGCAGGTACGGGTAAAACAAGCATTGCAGCGAATTTTGTGGATCAGGCATGCAGGGATGGAAGGCGGTGCGTGTTTTTTGCTTTCGAAGAATCCCAGCAGCAGATTATCCGCAACATGCGGTCTATCAACATTGATCTTCAGGAACATGTTGACAATGAACTCCTGCATTTCAGTGCGTCGAGGCCCACATTGCACGGCCTTGAGTTGCACCTCGTATCGATGACCAAGACGATCGAAAAGATTAATCCCGACATTGTTGTGCTGGACCCGATCACGAACCTGATCACGGTAGGCTCAACCAGCGAGGTGAAGAGCCTTTTGACGAGGCTGATCGATTATCTACAAATGAAGCAGATTACGGTCATGTTTACCGCACTTGCTTTGAGGGACAACAAGTCGGAACAATCCGACGAAGGAATATCGTCCCTGGTAGACGCCTGGCTGCTGGTGCGGGACATTGAATCCAATGGAGAACGCAACAGGGGCCTGTACGTGATGAAATCCAGAGGTATGAAGCATTCCAACCAGGTCAGGGAGTTTGTCATTTCAGATGAAGGGATCAAGCTCGTTGATGTATTCCTCGGCCCCGACGGCGTACTAACGGGCTCAGCCAGGGAAACACAGCAGCTGATCGAAAAAACCGGTCTGGCGATCCGCGATCACGCGGTATCACGAAAAGACCGCGAAATTGAAAGAAAGCGCCTGGTACTGGAATCGAAAATCACGTCCCTCAAGGAAGAATTCGAATCGGTACAGGAGGATCTTAACAAGACATACATCGAGGAAGAGCTCAGGAAGAATATTTTAGAGGAGAACAGACAGGAGCTCACCCAAAAAAGAGATAAGCAATGA
- a CDS encoding peptide-methionine (S)-S-oxide reductase, whose protein sequence is MSILLRDQVGFGGSCHWCTEAIFRSLRGVTQVEQGWISPSSEPEAFAEAVVVHFDPAVISVETLIEVHLHTHSCTSVHSMRSKYRSAVYTYHAQQAQAAGAAIRGFQKDFPSPIITQVLEFGAFRLNKQEYLDYYYSNPDKPFCKVYIDPKLRILLDRFAEVVDQK, encoded by the coding sequence ATGAGCATTTTATTAAGAGATCAGGTGGGTTTTGGGGGGAGCTGCCACTGGTGTACCGAGGCCATATTCCGTTCCCTGAGAGGGGTCACGCAGGTCGAGCAGGGTTGGATCAGCCCCAGCAGCGAACCGGAGGCATTTGCCGAAGCCGTAGTCGTGCATTTCGATCCGGCTGTGATTTCGGTAGAAACACTGATTGAAGTACACCTGCACACGCACAGCTGTACTTCGGTGCATTCCATGCGTTCTAAATACCGGTCGGCGGTGTACACCTACCATGCGCAGCAGGCACAGGCAGCAGGGGCGGCGATCCGTGGGTTTCAAAAGGATTTTCCCAGTCCGATCATTACGCAGGTTCTTGAATTTGGTGCATTCAGGCTTAACAAGCAGGAGTACCTCGACTACTATTACAGCAACCCCGACAAGCCTTTTTGCAAGGTGTACATCGACCCAAAACTGAGGATTTTGCTTGACCGGTTTGCAGAAGTTGTAGATCAGAAATGA
- a CDS encoding response regulator: MTDSSSGKAIFIADDDSDDRFFIKNAITSSDIKAEVIEAEDGLALIALLKSTAQEASLIIVDMNMPKMNGMETISHVRQIPGIQEVPVVIISTSPGEHLADKASRAGVAAVYKKPNSLEEFDRLVQQLQAKFLL; encoded by the coding sequence ATGACCGATTCAAGTTCAGGAAAGGCAATATTCATTGCAGACGATGACAGCGACGACCGATTTTTTATTAAAAATGCAATTACTTCGTCTGACATAAAGGCGGAGGTCATCGAAGCGGAGGACGGACTCGCGCTCATAGCCCTGCTGAAAAGTACCGCGCAGGAAGCATCACTGATCATTGTCGATATGAACATGCCCAAAATGAACGGGATGGAGACCATTTCGCACGTTCGGCAGATTCCCGGCATACAGGAAGTACCGGTGGTCATTATTTCAACATCGCCGGGCGAGCATCTCGCCGACAAGGCATCCAGAGCCGGGGTTGCAGCCGTATATAAAAAGCCAAATTCTCTCGAAGAATTTGACCGGCTGGTTCAACAACTTCAGGCAAAATTTCTACTTTAA
- a CDS encoding OmpA family protein yields the protein MMMVRIGTACLAQFSLCNRLAAQVAAFGNININKTMAELDVQPKKKSPWWIWLIVAAIVIALIFFIQSRNDDNLNQAEGAGKGDTTAMTGAATLSDFDNVDFDAAETTYGELTDSSISVRGNADYAIYGLGENILFSVGDTAIQASAQSALKQIATSLNQRYKGVSLAVYGSTDSTGSAATNKELGKTRAEAVKNWLVANADIPASSISVYSRGQSSPVAANATPEGRQMNRRVDIVARIKK from the coding sequence ATGATGATGGTAAGAATTGGCACGGCATGCCTGGCACAGTTTTCACTGTGTAACCGGCTTGCAGCGCAGGTTGCTGCATTTGGTAACATTAACATCAACAAAACTATGGCTGAGTTAGACGTACAACCCAAGAAAAAAAGTCCCTGGTGGATCTGGCTGATTGTGGCAGCAATTGTAATTGCGCTCATCTTTTTTATTCAGAGCCGGAACGACGATAACCTGAATCAGGCGGAAGGTGCCGGTAAAGGTGATACCACTGCCATGACAGGCGCGGCAACCCTGTCCGACTTTGACAATGTTGACTTTGATGCTGCCGAAACCACGTATGGCGAGCTGACCGACTCTTCAATCAGTGTGAGAGGCAATGCGGATTATGCGATTTACGGACTGGGTGAAAATATCCTTTTCTCAGTAGGGGATACTGCCATTCAGGCCAGCGCTCAAAGTGCACTCAAGCAAATTGCAACTTCCCTGAACCAGCGTTATAAAGGTGTTTCCCTGGCCGTGTACGGCAGTACCGACTCTACCGGAAGCGCCGCGACGAACAAGGAACTGGGAAAAACAAGGGCGGAAGCCGTGAAAAACTGGCTGGTTGCCAATGCGGACATTCCCGCAAGTTCTATTTCGGTGTACTCGCGGGGACAGTCTAGCCCGGTCGCGGCGAATGCGACTCCCGAAGGTCGGCAGATGAACCGGCGGGTGGATATTGTAGCAAGAATTAAAAAGTAG
- a CDS encoding GH39 family glycosyl hydrolase has product MLFRKSRLAIIRAVCCTALFTPAFSQAPQQAVQIEVDLAKVKGPMQPIWAFFGYDEPNYTYMKDGKKLLTEISRLSKVPVYVRAHSLLVTGDGEAALKWGSTNAYTEDAQGKAVYDWTIVDKIFDTYLERGMKPIAQIGFMPQALSTKPEPYRHHWKPGDNYDDIYLGWAYPPKDYQKWGELVYQWVRHSVDKYGRKEVESWYWELWNEPNISYWKGTVDEYIKLYDYTADAVKRALPSARIGGPEVTGPAWDKSEAFMRKFLDHITTGKNYVTGKTGTPIDFITYHAKGAPKVVDGHVQMNMGTQLRDLDKGFEIVASYPALKKLPIIIGESDPEGCAACSEDVSPQNAYRNGTMYSSYTAASFARKYDLAAARGVNLLGAVSWSFEFEDQEWFRGFRDLATNGVDKPVLNVFRMFGMMEGNRVEVKQNLAYDFRRVRDESVRKEADINGIASKSAHAAAVMVWNYHDDNVPAPDAAVQVTVQGLPAQKVMLCHYRIDQENSNSYEVWKAMGSPKQPTETQIRQLEKAGQLALLTSPQWIEPKSGKATIAMQLPRQGVSLLHFKW; this is encoded by the coding sequence ATGCTTTTCAGAAAATCCAGGCTTGCAATCATCCGGGCAGTATGTTGCACGGCACTTTTTACACCTGCATTCAGCCAGGCTCCGCAGCAGGCGGTTCAGATTGAAGTGGATCTCGCAAAAGTCAAAGGGCCCATGCAGCCTATATGGGCGTTCTTTGGTTACGACGAGCCGAATTACACGTACATGAAAGACGGGAAAAAGCTGCTCACGGAAATCTCCCGGCTGAGCAAAGTTCCCGTGTACGTGCGGGCACACAGCCTGCTGGTGACGGGGGACGGTGAGGCTGCACTCAAATGGGGTTCAACGAATGCCTATACAGAAGATGCGCAGGGAAAGGCGGTTTATGACTGGACGATTGTCGATAAGATCTTTGATACTTACCTGGAAAGAGGCATGAAGCCTATCGCACAAATCGGCTTTATGCCGCAGGCACTTTCCACAAAGCCCGAGCCGTACCGGCATCACTGGAAGCCGGGCGACAATTACGACGACATTTACCTCGGCTGGGCTTACCCGCCGAAGGACTACCAGAAATGGGGCGAGCTCGTGTACCAGTGGGTCCGGCATTCGGTTGACAAATACGGACGCAAGGAAGTGGAAAGCTGGTACTGGGAGCTCTGGAATGAACCCAATATCAGTTACTGGAAAGGCACCGTCGACGAATACATTAAATTGTACGATTACACGGCCGACGCCGTCAAACGCGCATTGCCCTCCGCCAGGATCGGAGGTCCGGAAGTGACCGGGCCTGCCTGGGACAAGTCGGAGGCTTTCATGCGTAAGTTCCTTGACCACATTACCACCGGCAAAAATTACGTGACCGGCAAAACCGGTACGCCCATCGATTTCATTACCTATCACGCGAAAGGTGCGCCGAAAGTGGTAGACGGGCACGTGCAGATGAACATGGGTACCCAGCTCCGTGATCTGGACAAGGGGTTCGAGATCGTCGCCTCTTACCCGGCACTGAAAAAGCTGCCGATCATCATCGGGGAGTCTGACCCGGAAGGATGCGCCGCCTGCTCCGAAGATGTCAGTCCTCAGAATGCCTACCGCAATGGTACCATGTATTCCAGCTATACCGCTGCATCTTTTGCCCGCAAATACGACCTGGCAGCGGCACGAGGTGTCAACCTGCTGGGCGCAGTAAGCTGGTCGTTTGAGTTTGAGGACCAGGAATGGTTCCGGGGCTTCCGCGACCTGGCAACAAACGGGGTTGATAAGCCGGTGCTGAATGTCTTCAGGATGTTTGGCATGATGGAGGGAAACCGTGTGGAGGTGAAGCAGAACCTGGCCTATGACTTCCGGAGGGTGAGGGATGAAAGTGTACGCAAAGAGGCTGATATCAATGGTATTGCATCCAAAAGCGCGCATGCTGCCGCCGTGATGGTATGGAACTATCACGACGACAACGTGCCCGCACCGGATGCAGCGGTGCAGGTGACCGTGCAGGGTTTACCCGCGCAAAAAGTAATGCTCTGCCACTACCGCATTGATCAGGAAAACAGCAATTCCTACGAGGTCTGGAAAGCGATGGGTTCACCCAAGCAGCCTACCGAAACGCAGATCCGGCAGCTCGAAAAAGCTGGTCAGCTTGCACTTCTGACCTCCCCTCAGTGGATCGAGCCGAAAAGCGGAAAAGCAACCATCGCCATGCAGTTGCCGCGCCAGGGTGTGTCGCTCCTGCATTTCAAATGGTAA
- a CDS encoding outer membrane beta-barrel protein, translating into MKTYFLLALGAALAQMHAYGQAGTVRRWQFGLMAGPQFMNSAPRVEGEKWSKGFMAAADVSYRLQAPRKGWSVHMQPGINTYRTRRVEGSPSNATYMSTKMKSNTIYLPLLIHYNFLGGKVRPFAELGLNWRYGLPFTIESKRWACSGSSGCLPYDSKNKYKVSEQTRQLGALAAAGVEIDLGKITIPLTVRVIEDVKKKEVFDDPALGGTYTIPRSRVVQISAGITL; encoded by the coding sequence ATGAAAACGTATTTCCTATTGGCACTTGGGGCAGCTTTGGCGCAAATGCATGCGTATGGACAAGCGGGTACGGTCAGGCGCTGGCAGTTCGGGCTGATGGCAGGCCCGCAGTTTATGAACAGCGCGCCCCGGGTTGAGGGCGAAAAATGGAGTAAGGGCTTTATGGCGGCTGCCGACGTGAGTTATCGTTTGCAGGCGCCACGCAAAGGATGGTCCGTGCACATGCAGCCGGGCATCAACACTTACAGGACCAGGCGTGTGGAGGGTTCACCCAGCAATGCAACCTACATGAGTACAAAAATGAAATCGAATACCATTTACCTGCCTTTGCTCATCCACTACAACTTTTTGGGCGGAAAGGTCAGGCCGTTTGCAGAGCTCGGCCTGAACTGGCGCTACGGCCTGCCATTTACCATTGAAAGTAAAAGATGGGCTTGTTCCGGCAGCAGCGGCTGTTTACCATATGATAGCAAAAACAAATACAAAGTTTCCGAGCAGACACGCCAGCTGGGTGCCCTGGCCGCGGCGGGTGTGGAGATCGATCTCGGAAAGATTACGATTCCGCTCACGGTTCGGGTCATTGAAGATGTAAAGAAAAAAGAAGTTTTTGACGATCCGGCCCTGGGCGGAACCTACACGATCCCCAGAAGCCGGGTTGTCCAGATCTCGGCAGGCATTACACTTTAA
- a CDS encoding SDR family oxidoreductase, whose protein sequence is MKSALVTGANKGIGFEVAKLLAQEGFFVYIGSRNLESGKQAAEKLGALGITNTQAIQLDVTDAQSILHASTAIAAKTDTLDVLVNNAGISGGFRQSTLDTPADVFRSVFETNVFGVVSVTQAFMPLLKKSAAPRIVNVSTSMASLTLAADIFGDQYAARYVAYQSSKSALNMYTINLAYELRETAFKVNAVCPGWTKTDFTANQGTSTAEEAAQRITRYALIDQDGPTGKFFSEEYFPAPANCPW, encoded by the coding sequence ATGAAATCAGCACTCGTAACAGGAGCCAACAAAGGCATCGGCTTTGAAGTCGCAAAACTGCTCGCGCAAGAAGGATTTTTCGTCTACATCGGCAGCCGCAATCTCGAAAGTGGCAAGCAAGCGGCAGAAAAGCTCGGAGCATTGGGAATCACGAATACGCAGGCAATTCAGCTGGACGTCACGGATGCTCAATCCATTCTGCATGCCAGTACCGCAATCGCTGCAAAAACGGATACACTGGATGTGCTGGTCAACAATGCAGGGATTTCCGGCGGGTTCCGGCAGTCCACCCTGGATACTCCGGCGGACGTATTTAGAAGCGTTTTCGAAACCAATGTGTTTGGCGTGGTCAGCGTTACGCAGGCATTTATGCCTTTGCTGAAAAAGTCAGCGGCTCCGCGCATCGTAAATGTCAGTACGAGCATGGCATCGCTGACCCTCGCTGCGGATATATTCGGTGACCAATATGCTGCACGCTACGTTGCGTACCAGTCTTCCAAATCAGCCCTCAATATGTATACGATCAACCTGGCATACGAACTGCGCGAAACTGCATTCAAAGTCAATGCGGTATGTCCCGGCTGGACAAAGACCGACTTCACTGCAAACCAGGGTACCAGCACCGCCGAAGAAGCTGCACAACGTATAACCCGGTACGCGCTGATTGATCAGGATGGGCCGACCGGGAAGTTTTTCAGTGAAGAATATTTCCCCGCGCCGGCAAATTGCCCTTGGTAG
- a CDS encoding circadian clock KaiB family protein, whose product MTNTEPANGIWELRLYIAGQTPRSVAALSNLKRYCEEHLKDKYTIEVIDLLQHPQLAEGDQILAIPTLVKKVPEPIRKIIGDLSNEEKVLVGLDIRSTDRQP is encoded by the coding sequence ATGACAAATACAGAGCCGGCCAACGGCATTTGGGAGCTCAGGCTCTATATCGCCGGACAAACACCCAGATCGGTGGCTGCGCTTTCCAACCTTAAAAGGTACTGCGAGGAGCATCTTAAAGACAAGTACACCATTGAAGTGATTGACCTACTCCAGCATCCGCAACTGGCTGAGGGAGACCAGATACTTGCTATCCCGACACTGGTCAAGAAGGTGCCCGAACCCATCCGCAAGATCATCGGTGACTTGTCCAATGAAGAGAAGGTACTGGTCGGTCTGGATATCCGTTCGACGGACAGACAGCCATGA
- a CDS encoding helix-turn-helix domain-containing protein, producing the protein MQETTGLLDQIRHHDKLALAVNENCAIPLPDDVLKTLFSPHKLSFYYLMYVHQGSASFKADMEEIRLTDGQLVFGLPNQIFTNMPFGAGDQHYAVSFDEQTLALLPHAYAFLVNPFASNTITFDSDARERVQVLFSTLFKLLHTPGKQRNAEIILAHLHTLLTEINSAYFQQGGAEMLPNSKLSKYVAFKVAVETHLTEQQDVHSIAAKLAMTTGNLYGIVKEFSGFSPKEWITHRLMQEARRKLHYAPVPVKELAYELGFNDPDYFSRLFKKSTGKSVSAFLEDLRDLSSN; encoded by the coding sequence ATGCAGGAAACAACCGGTCTTCTTGACCAGATCAGGCACCACGACAAGCTCGCGCTCGCTGTGAATGAGAACTGCGCCATTCCCCTGCCTGACGATGTGCTTAAAACATTGTTTAGTCCGCATAAACTTTCGTTTTATTACCTGATGTACGTCCACCAGGGGTCAGCAAGCTTTAAGGCCGACATGGAGGAGATTAGGCTTACAGACGGCCAGCTGGTTTTCGGGCTTCCCAACCAGATCTTCACCAATATGCCTTTTGGTGCTGGCGATCAGCATTATGCCGTGTCCTTTGATGAACAAACGCTGGCGCTGCTTCCGCATGCCTATGCTTTTTTGGTCAATCCTTTCGCGTCCAATACGATCACCTTCGACAGCGATGCCAGGGAGCGTGTGCAGGTGCTTTTTTCTACTTTGTTCAAATTACTGCATACGCCCGGCAAGCAGCGCAATGCGGAAATCATCCTAGCGCATTTGCATACGCTGCTGACCGAGATCAACAGCGCCTACTTCCAGCAGGGCGGGGCTGAAATGCTACCAAACAGCAAGCTTTCCAAGTATGTGGCCTTCAAGGTAGCTGTCGAAACACACCTGACCGAGCAGCAGGATGTGCATTCCATTGCTGCGAAGCTGGCCATGACGACGGGAAATTTGTACGGGATTGTCAAAGAATTCTCAGGCTTTTCGCCCAAAGAATGGATCACGCACCGGCTCATGCAGGAGGCCCGGCGCAAGCTGCACTATGCGCCTGTTCCCGTGAAAGAACTTGCCTATGAGCTGGGATTCAATGATCCGGATTATTTTTCAAGATTGTTCAAAAAGAGCACCGGCAAAAGCGTGAGTGCATTTCTGGAAGATCTGCGTGATTTGTCCAGCAACTGA
- a CDS encoding cupin domain-containing protein, whose translation MEQQKQSAVLVEAGRGETFSMAGGSYRIIVSGSETNGEYATIEMTVPPGGGPGPHAHAGFHETFYVLEGEVEIRTEDGRYTATAGSYAAIPKGGIVHGFKNQTDKVARLLCTVVPAGLENFFKEVAAVTAPVPGTPTQAPDMAKLNAIAGKYGQVLYPPDYLD comes from the coding sequence ATGGAACAGCAGAAACAAAGCGCAGTGCTGGTAGAAGCGGGCAGAGGCGAGACCTTCTCCATGGCCGGAGGCAGTTACCGCATCATCGTTTCGGGAAGCGAGACAAACGGAGAATATGCAACCATTGAGATGACGGTACCGCCGGGTGGCGGGCCCGGACCGCATGCACATGCAGGTTTTCACGAGACCTTTTACGTACTGGAAGGAGAGGTGGAAATCCGGACCGAAGACGGGCGCTATACAGCCACTGCCGGTTCCTATGCAGCCATCCCGAAAGGAGGGATCGTACATGGATTCAAAAACCAGACGGACAAGGTGGCACGTCTGCTCTGCACCGTCGTACCTGCGGGACTGGAAAATTTCTTCAAGGAGGTTGCGGCCGTTACCGCACCGGTGCCGGGAACACCAACCCAGGCTCCCGACATGGCAAAGCTGAATGCGATCGCCGGAAAGTACGGGCAGGTGCTTTACCCGCCGGACTATCTGGATTGA
- a CDS encoding sensor histidine kinase produces the protein MDQSRTYESLQEAVRHLSQQLQEANDTIEAIRTGQVDAIIVNDPVAGDKLYTLKSADQTYRVFIEQMNEGAVTLDRQGTVLYCNSMFARMVGTPLSDIVGSSLKSFIAENCLQLFEELIHSGWENDKKLELSIRQHNKIIPCQLSVATLELDGRESLSVIVTDLSFQKDIQKLLKENNRRLEEANQQLEASNHDLQQFASVASHDMQEPLRKILIFSNLLATSYGNEITPEIRTYLDKISASSMRMRSMVSDILKYSRLSSQQAAPQLFGINELIREIEDDYELLIEEKNVELILGELPVVEGNRSQIKQVFQNLISNSIKFASAHTHPVIKIYALPAEEGAPGDVAPAHALCRIVVEDNGIGFDMKYGEKIFSLFERLNNKESYEGSGIGLSITKKIIERHGGTISAESREGAGACFTIAIPLRQNLPDGQEAPGSNNPA, from the coding sequence ATGGACCAATCAAGAACATATGAATCGCTGCAGGAAGCGGTAAGGCACCTTTCGCAGCAATTACAGGAAGCAAACGATACCATCGAAGCGATCAGGACCGGCCAGGTGGATGCCATCATAGTGAATGATCCGGTGGCAGGGGATAAGTTGTACACGCTCAAATCGGCCGATCAGACTTACCGGGTATTTATTGAACAAATGAATGAAGGTGCGGTGACCCTGGACCGCCAGGGTACTGTGCTGTATTGCAATTCCATGTTTGCTAGGATGGTGGGCACGCCTCTTTCAGATATCGTGGGATCGTCATTGAAATCCTTTATAGCCGAAAACTGCCTGCAGTTATTTGAGGAACTGATTCATTCGGGTTGGGAAAACGATAAGAAACTGGAACTGTCTATCCGGCAGCACAACAAGATCATCCCATGCCAGCTCTCGGTGGCGACCCTTGAACTGGACGGGCGTGAGTCGCTCAGCGTGATCGTGACGGATCTTTCCTTTCAGAAAGACATCCAGAAGCTGTTAAAAGAAAATAACAGGCGTCTCGAAGAAGCCAACCAGCAGCTCGAAGCCAGTAACCATGATCTGCAGCAATTTGCGTCTGTGGCATCGCACGACATGCAGGAGCCTTTGCGTAAAATCCTGATTTTTTCAAATCTGCTGGCCACATCCTACGGGAATGAGATCACGCCGGAGATCAGGACCTACCTGGATAAAATCTCGGCCTCTTCCATGCGCATGCGCAGCATGGTGAGCGACATTCTGAAATATTCCCGCCTTTCCAGCCAGCAGGCTGCCCCTCAGCTTTTTGGGATCAATGAACTGATCAGGGAGATTGAGGATGACTACGAGCTCCTGATCGAAGAAAAGAATGTGGAGCTGATATTGGGTGAGCTGCCCGTCGTGGAAGGTAACCGCTCGCAGATCAAGCAGGTGTTTCAGAACCTGATCAGCAACTCCATCAAGTTTGCCAGTGCCCATACGCATCCCGTCATCAAAATTTACGCACTGCCGGCGGAAGAAGGTGCGCCGGGCGATGTAGCACCTGCGCATGCTTTGTGCCGCATCGTGGTGGAGGACAATGGGATCGGGTTTGATATGAAATATGGCGAGAAGATATTTTCTCTTTTTGAGAGACTCAATAATAAGGAGAGCTATGAAGGTTCAGGTATTGGCCTCTCGATCACAAAAAAGATCATCGAGCGGCACGGAGGTACTATCTCAGCCGAAAGCAGGGAAGGTGCCGGTGCTTGTTTTACCATAGCTATACCGCTCCGTCAGAATCTGCCCGACGGCCAGGAAGCACCCGGCAGCAACAATCCTGCTTGA
- a CDS encoding circadian clock KaiB family protein, protein MNQDQPAPESGQDHDDSGMYVLRLYVAGASPNSTRAIVNIREICERHLSGNYKLQIIDVYQDKTLASREQLLALPLLVRERPYPEKKLVGDMSDTAKVLNGLGISPA, encoded by the coding sequence ATGAACCAGGATCAGCCGGCACCGGAGTCAGGTCAGGACCACGACGACAGCGGCATGTATGTGCTGCGGTTATATGTTGCGGGCGCTTCGCCCAATTCTACGCGGGCGATTGTGAACATCCGGGAAATTTGTGAACGGCATCTGAGTGGTAATTACAAGTTGCAGATCATTGATGTGTATCAGGATAAAACACTGGCGTCGCGGGAGCAGCTGCTCGCTTTGCCGCTTCTTGTAAGGGAACGTCCCTATCCTGAAAAGAAACTCGTCGGAGATATGTCCGACACTGCCAAAGTTTTAAATGGCCTCGGGATTTCCCCGGCATAG
- a CDS encoding PRC-barrel domain-containing protein, with protein sequence MDLNENTGSSGYLEELGGSDFEIVDDQPDIRGWDVKDTSGRELGEVNELIFDKQSRKVRYLVIDLADNVVGINPRVVLLPIGLATLHESDDDVILAALTADRLNVLPEYEKGKITPHVEARIRDTFTGLAAAVAAGAETYQSHPEGFYEHEHFNDQQFYRNRRRITE encoded by the coding sequence ATGGATTTAAATGAAAATACAGGAAGTTCCGGCTACCTGGAAGAACTTGGAGGGAGTGATTTCGAAATCGTTGATGACCAGCCGGATATCCGCGGCTGGGATGTGAAAGATACGAGCGGCAGAGAGCTTGGAGAGGTAAATGAGCTGATCTTCGATAAGCAATCGCGGAAGGTGCGGTATCTGGTGATTGACCTTGCTGATAATGTCGTAGGTATCAATCCAAGGGTAGTGTTGCTGCCAATCGGCCTGGCTACGCTGCACGAGAGTGATGATGATGTGATCCTGGCGGCACTTACCGCCGATCGCCTGAATGTACTTCCTGAGTACGAAAAAGGAAAGATCACGCCGCATGTGGAAGCGCGCATTCGAGATACCTTTACGGGACTCGCGGCAGCCGTAGCTGCCGGGGCAGAAACCTACCAGAGTCATCCGGAAGGTTTCTACGAGCACGAGCATTTTAATGATCAGCAGTTTTACAGGAACCGCAGGCGGATCACAGAATAG